One part of the Vicia villosa cultivar HV-30 ecotype Madison, WI linkage group LG6, Vvil1.0, whole genome shotgun sequence genome encodes these proteins:
- the LOC131612970 gene encoding uncharacterized protein LOC131612970: MDTTLEIPNIITQDDVKLELEPKPAPILTKKKHSPMRAFRVALHMMRGNSKKPNIISTDDETKNIWKKLVGSMRPLHLQSNQSPRLSSPQSNGRKFDQMTTTLPPPSPSESSGGGSVFVDFSTEEEPFSPFSPSPSSSRYASAVGLNELVSSDEENDRPDMIKEECDENGDEKIDSKAEDFIAQFYHQMRLQRFNNVDRDYQERSERSLGW, from the coding sequence ATGGATACAACTCTTGAAATTCCCAACATCATCACCCAAGATGATgttaaactcgaactcgaacccAAACCAGCACCTATTCTCACAAAAAAGAAGCATAGTCCAATGCGTGCTTTTAGAGTTGCACTTCACATGATGCGAGGAAATTCTAAAAAACCAAACATCATTTCCACAGATGATGAAACTAAGAACATTTGGAAGAAACTTGTTGGATCAATGAGACCGTTACATCTCCAAAGCAACCAATCCCCGCGATTGTCGTCTCCTCAATCCAATGGCCGGAAATTCGATCAAATGACGACCACCCTGCCGCCGCCTTCTCCCTCTGAATCGAGCGGCGGTGGCAGCGTGTTTGTCGATTTTTCAACCGAGGAGGAGCCTTTCTCGCCTTTTTCACCGTCTCCATCGAGCAGCCGTTATGCTTCGGCTGTAGGATTGAACGAACTCGTGTCGAGTGACGAGGAGAATGATAGGCCAGACATGATTAAAGAGGAGTGCGATGAAAATGGGGACGAGAAGATTGATTCTAAAGCTGAAGATTTTATTGCTCAATTTTATCATCAAATGAGATTGCAACGTTTCAATAATGTGGATCGTGATTATCAAGAGCGAAGTGAAAGGTCATTAGGATGGTGA
- the LOC131610805 gene encoding uncharacterized protein LOC131610805 encodes MSNVRLTHLLVSNTVYNNTVRSDMDSHVSHHRSYNVGDRRIDVVMSGKGYGSRGIWSPNSSQQNEKPWSFNNPEAKRKKRIAKYKVHNVEGKVKATLRKGLRWIKKKCSQISHGYK; translated from the exons ATGAGTAATGTTAGGTTGACACATCTTCTGGTGTCCAACACCGTATATAACAATACG GTGCGATCGGACATGGATTCACATGTATCCCATCACCGGTCTTACAACGTCGGTGACAGGAGAATCGACGTTGTTATGAGCGGAAAAGGCTATGGTTCGAGAGGGATTTGGTCTCCAAATTCATCTCAGCAGAATGAAAAACCATGGAGTTTCAACAATCCAGAAGCAAAGAGAAAGAAGAGGATAGCCAAATACAAGGTTCACAACGTAGAAGGTAAGGTTAAAGCCACACTCCGGAAAGGACTAAGATGGATCAAGAAAAAATGCTCTCAAATTAGCCACGGCTACAAATAA
- the LOC131610804 gene encoding uncharacterized protein LOC131610804 — MHLKLAANVTRKSCQTFSSACLKRGFSTRSHTADPDIHSGQQKPGYTNSRISPQGTSRGDSDTNTKFTETEKGEGVFESPKSPCESSPKLKSTGVNQPLDPNIQQKREHGTVALEDVSCAGLDGTPWPEEKEKNRHEQNEDYKDYYKNHKASPLSEVEFADTRKPATRVMHGTADSGQGGDVIGWLPEQLETAEETLLRTAEMWRWRAMHGDPDAPHSRVLRALRGEEF, encoded by the exons ATGCATCTAAAACTAGCAGCAAATGTAACAAGAAAATCATGCCAAACCTTCTCTTCAGCATGTCTGAAACGTGGATTCTCCACTCGTAGCCACACTGCAGACCCAGATATTCATTCTGGACAACAAAAACCCGGTTACACTAATTCCAGAATTTCACCTCAA GGGACAAGTAGAGGTGATAGTGACACAAATACAAAGTTTACTGAAACAGAAAAAGGAGAAGGAGTTTTCGAGTCACCAAAATCTCCATGTGAATCTTCTCCGAAACTAAAGAGTACAGGCGTGAACCAACCATTGGATCCAAACATTCAACAAAAGAGAGAACATGGGACAGTAGCTTTAGAAGATGTGAGTTGTGCTGGTTTAGATGGAACTCCATGGCcagaagaaaaagagaagaacagaCATGAACAAAATGAGGATTACAAAGATTACTATAAAAATCATAAAGCGTCTCCGTTATCGGAAGTGGAGTTTGCGGATACAAGAAAGCCGGCGACTCGTGTTATGCATGGGACGGCGGATTCTGGACAAGGTGGAGATGTGATTGGGTGGTTGCCGGAGCAGCTTGAGACTGCGGAGGAGACGCTGTTGAGGACTGCTGAGATGTGGCGGTGGAGAGCAATGCATGGTGACCCTGATGCTCCTCATTCAAGGGTTCTTAGAGCTCTTCGTGGTGaagagttttga